A DNA window from Nitrospira sp. contains the following coding sequences:
- a CDS encoding NAD(P)H:quinone oxidoreductase WrbA (MaGe:77310154) gives MIWSPFSTRERECGDSVVPASRVTPLRCLSGLLILCVLTVSSVAGALSASADEPASAPITILVAYHSLSGNTERLAEAVVEGAKSVAGTRVVLKRVGQVTADDLFSSDAVIVGSPVYWSNMSGEVKTFFDNWQFKFGVFPEWKMKNKVGAAFATGGQISSGKEVTMLTILAAMLGNQMIVVSGGGAFGASATTEGDSPGIDNKEVADASALGQRVAEVTRLLHSASSR, from the coding sequence GTGATTTGGTCTCCGTTCTCTACTCGCGAGAGAGAGTGCGGCGATTCTGTCGTGCCGGCCTCTCGCGTGACTCCACTGCGTTGTTTATCCGGCCTTCTCATCCTCTGTGTTCTCACCGTTTCGTCGGTCGCTGGGGCGCTTTCGGCTTCTGCGGATGAGCCTGCCTCCGCTCCTATCACAATCCTGGTGGCCTACCATTCGCTCTCAGGCAATACGGAACGCCTGGCCGAGGCAGTGGTCGAAGGCGCGAAGAGCGTGGCTGGGACCAGGGTCGTCCTAAAACGTGTTGGGCAGGTTACCGCGGACGATTTGTTTTCATCCGATGCCGTCATCGTCGGCTCACCGGTCTATTGGTCTAATATGTCCGGTGAGGTGAAGACGTTTTTCGATAATTGGCAGTTCAAGTTCGGTGTGTTTCCCGAGTGGAAGATGAAGAACAAGGTTGGCGCGGCGTTTGCCACGGGCGGACAGATCTCCAGCGGCAAAGAAGTGACGATGCTGACTATTTTGGCGGCGATGCTTGGAAATCAAATGATTGTCGTGAGCGGAGGCGGGGCGTTCGGCGCTTCTGCGACGACGGAAGGCGACAGTCCGGGAATCGACAATAAAGAAGTCGCTGACGCCAGCGCCTTGGGTCAACGAGTCGCCGAAGTCACCAGACTTCTTCACTCCGCTTCTTCTCGCTAA
- a CDS encoding Fer2BFD domain-containing protein (MaGe:77310155), with the protein MYVCLCNGITESDVREAGRAGHVTPCALKAKFNLKGNGCCGRCAKNVHELVEIATLGATISCPRASDR; encoded by the coding sequence ATGTACGTGTGCCTCTGCAACGGGATTACTGAGTCGGATGTGCGAGAAGCCGGACGGGCCGGTCATGTGACGCCATGCGCACTCAAAGCCAAGTTCAACCTCAAGGGGAACGGCTGCTGCGGACGTTGCGCCAAGAATGTTCACGAGCTTGTCGAGATTGCCACCCTAGGAGCAACGATCTCCTGCCCCCGCGCATCCGACCGATAG
- a CDS encoding Oligoendopeptidase F (MaGe:77310156): MAGRPSTRTASQSRQSKPRTFSDKWDLTHLVKNPTRQLNTLLAELEEKVAQIETARPGLSPTMPSQDLLALLRCSEAIAQGSSRLGAFAYLWFSENTKDDAARSFKTQVEERLTALSNRLLFFELWWQTVDKTNAARLMADAGDLRYHLETIRRFKPHTLSEPEEKIVNLKNVTGRSAVHTLYDIVTNGFTFTLTVGGKKKTMTREGLMVYVRSQKASVRQAAYQELYRVFSGQRDLLGEIYKTLVNDWKSENLGLRHFGSPIATRNLENDVPDQAIDVLLSTCAKNADIFQTYFKLKAKICKIAPMNRYHLYAPHRTEAPKYRYADAAKMVLDAYRGFSPRLADLAEQVFTDRHIDGPTRSGKLGGAYCYSVVPGMTPYVMLNYTGEARDIATMAHELGHAVHGMMAKDHSVFTFHSTLPLAETASVFGERILSDALMSQERSKAVRQGLLIGQLDDIYATVLRQAYFVRFEKLAHQMVGEGATGDQLAKSYLNELRQQFGKAVKVPDEFQWEWLSIPHIFASPFYCYAYSFGNLLVLALYRMYKEQGAAFVPQYLELLETGGSEAPKDILAKVGVDMTAEVFWQSGFDTIREMVVQLESTLS, from the coding sequence ATGGCCGGCAGACCTTCTACACGAACCGCTTCCCAATCGCGCCAATCCAAGCCACGAACATTCTCGGATAAATGGGACCTGACCCACCTCGTTAAGAATCCGACGCGCCAACTCAATACACTCCTGGCTGAGCTGGAAGAAAAGGTGGCGCAGATCGAAACGGCCCGGCCGGGGCTCTCGCCGACAATGCCCAGCCAGGACCTTCTCGCCTTACTCCGTTGCAGTGAGGCGATCGCGCAAGGCTCGTCCCGATTGGGCGCCTTTGCCTATCTTTGGTTTTCCGAGAACACCAAAGACGACGCGGCCCGCTCATTCAAAACCCAGGTCGAGGAACGGCTGACCGCGCTCAGTAATCGTCTCCTGTTTTTTGAACTCTGGTGGCAGACTGTCGACAAGACCAATGCCGCTCGCCTCATGGCCGACGCCGGCGACCTGCGCTACCACCTAGAAACGATCCGGCGGTTCAAACCGCATACGTTGTCGGAACCGGAAGAGAAAATCGTCAACCTGAAAAATGTGACCGGACGCAGCGCGGTCCACACACTGTACGACATCGTCACCAATGGATTTACATTTACCCTGACGGTCGGCGGGAAGAAAAAGACCATGACTCGCGAAGGGCTCATGGTCTATGTGCGCAGCCAGAAGGCGTCCGTGCGGCAGGCCGCCTATCAAGAACTCTATCGAGTGTTTTCCGGCCAGCGAGACCTGCTGGGAGAAATTTACAAGACACTCGTGAACGACTGGAAATCGGAGAATCTCGGGCTCCGCCACTTCGGCTCTCCCATCGCCACGCGCAACCTTGAGAACGATGTGCCCGACCAGGCCATCGACGTCTTGCTCTCAACCTGCGCGAAAAATGCCGACATTTTTCAAACCTATTTCAAACTCAAAGCCAAGATCTGCAAGATCGCGCCGATGAACCGCTATCACCTCTACGCCCCCCACCGCACCGAGGCCCCAAAATACAGATATGCGGATGCAGCCAAGATGGTACTGGACGCCTATCGCGGCTTCTCCCCCCGCCTGGCCGATCTGGCGGAACAAGTTTTCACAGACCGGCACATCGACGGCCCGACCCGATCAGGGAAGCTCGGCGGCGCCTACTGCTACAGCGTCGTGCCTGGCATGACGCCCTATGTGATGTTGAACTACACCGGTGAAGCCCGCGACATCGCCACGATGGCGCATGAACTCGGCCATGCGGTCCACGGGATGATGGCCAAAGACCACTCCGTGTTTACCTTTCACTCGACACTGCCGCTGGCGGAAACCGCGTCGGTGTTCGGCGAACGGATTCTCTCCGATGCGCTCATGTCTCAGGAACGGAGCAAAGCCGTTCGCCAGGGACTGCTGATCGGGCAACTCGACGATATCTACGCAACCGTCTTGCGCCAGGCCTACTTCGTCCGCTTTGAAAAACTCGCGCACCAGATGGTTGGGGAAGGCGCGACGGGAGATCAACTCGCGAAATCCTACCTCAACGAACTTCGCCAGCAGTTCGGCAAGGCCGTCAAAGTCCCGGACGAATTTCAATGGGAATGGCTAAGCATACCCCATATTTTCGCCAGCCCGTTCTATTGCTATGCCTACAGCTTCGGCAATCTACTCGTGCTGGCCCTGTACCGTATGTACAAAGAACAAGGCGCCGCCTTTGTCCCCCAATACCTTGAACTCCTGGAGACCGGCGGCTCTGAAGCGCCCAAAGATATTCTTGCCAAAGTCGGCGTCGATATGACCGCCGAAGTGTTCTGGCAATCGGGGTTCGACACCATCAGAGAGATGGTCGTTCAATTGGAAAGCACTCTCTCGTAG
- a CDS encoding hypothetical protein (Evidence 4 : Unknown function but conserved in other organisms; MaGe:77310157), protein MTDQELNRAIQYVTASTSYARETVADIIRAGLGELSAITAQSTRRFERETLLEYVTQWAIKRTEQPEPLVREVLGCASRWLDEVYDEVAKRQPEALGLAPNDDEGTETV, encoded by the coding sequence ATGACCGATCAAGAACTCAATCGGGCAATCCAATATGTCACGGCCAGCACGTCTTATGCGCGAGAGACGGTGGCGGATATCATCCGTGCGGGGTTGGGCGAATTGTCCGCGATCACCGCGCAGTCGACGCGGCGATTTGAACGCGAGACATTGCTGGAATATGTCACGCAATGGGCCATCAAGCGCACGGAGCAACCGGAGCCGTTGGTGCGTGAAGTCCTTGGCTGTGCCAGCCGGTGGTTGGACGAGGTGTATGACGAAGTGGCTAAGCGTCAGCCTGAAGCGTTGGGACTGGCGCCCAATGACGATGAGGGGACGGAAACGGTGTGA
- a CDS encoding hypothetical protein (Evidence 4 : Unknown function but conserved in other organisms; MaGe:77310158) encodes MARFRSRKTFKLVAHLREGPQAPVPAWKREEQGLSRELEEHCSTVQQHCGDAASHLRLGRLASRLTHYDYGVRESALAELELATQLIRVGARVNFLPESQARTADLECRLGRERFFVEVTAMVGSAERQRFPLRGVLFCDELGAEEDRGVILIHRILARIRQKAKQLADYCDPVTLCISVPRADLLGDKTSRHEEIRLDLKALAGSVTVLLTTLRHLSAVMIALWDVEPLPAKASTRLANVELIERPKRQRGAPRVRMFVQNPSVRAPLTEAQEELFRQVL; translated from the coding sequence ATGGCGCGATTCCGGTCCCGCAAGACATTCAAGCTCGTCGCCCATCTTCGAGAAGGGCCTCAAGCGCCGGTCCCCGCCTGGAAGCGCGAAGAGCAGGGCTTGTCCCGTGAGCTTGAAGAGCACTGCTCGACCGTTCAGCAGCATTGCGGCGATGCCGCCAGTCATCTTCGGCTCGGTCGGCTCGCCTCCCGGCTTACGCATTACGATTACGGTGTCAGGGAATCGGCGCTGGCGGAGCTGGAATTAGCCACGCAGCTGATTCGTGTTGGCGCGCGGGTGAACTTTTTGCCAGAGTCGCAGGCGCGCACAGCCGATTTGGAATGCCGCCTGGGGCGCGAGCGATTCTTCGTGGAAGTCACCGCGATGGTCGGATCGGCGGAGCGGCAGCGGTTCCCTTTGCGCGGCGTGCTTTTCTGCGACGAGTTGGGGGCGGAAGAGGATCGCGGCGTGATTCTCATTCATCGCATTCTTGCCCGCATCCGGCAAAAGGCGAAGCAGCTGGCCGACTACTGCGATCCGGTGACGCTCTGTATTTCCGTTCCGCGCGCGGATTTGCTGGGAGACAAGACGAGCAGGCATGAGGAAATTCGACTGGACCTCAAAGCGCTGGCAGGCTCGGTGACGGTGCTGCTGACGACGTTGCGACACCTCAGCGCCGTGATGATTGCCCTGTGGGATGTCGAGCCCTTGCCAGCGAAGGCCAGCACAAGACTAGCCAACGTGGAGCTCATCGAACGGCCCAAGCGGCAGCGCGGTGCTCCGCGCGTCCGGATGTTTGTGCAAAATCCAAGTGTGCGGGCGCCGCTCACTGAGGCGCAGGAAGAGCTGTTCCGGCAGGTGCTGTGA
- a CDS encoding TPRREGION domain-containing protein (MaGe:77310159), translating into MPNPRIEPLKRVLAIEPTDDVAWFGLGKAYMEDGNFEEAAKALQQCITVKPTYSAAYYALAQSLHKLGRIDECRAVSDTGIAVSTKNGDAMVTKNLEMLKSSLPA; encoded by the coding sequence ATGCCCAATCCCCGCATCGAACCGCTCAAACGAGTGCTCGCGATTGAACCGACCGACGATGTCGCCTGGTTCGGTCTCGGGAAAGCCTATATGGAAGATGGGAATTTCGAGGAAGCCGCCAAGGCCTTGCAGCAATGCATTACCGTGAAGCCCACCTACTCAGCCGCCTACTATGCGCTCGCGCAATCGCTGCATAAGCTGGGGCGGATCGACGAATGCCGGGCCGTATCGGACACCGGCATCGCTGTGTCCACCAAGAACGGCGACGCGATGGTGACGAAGAATCTGGAGATGCTGAAAAGCTCACTCCCCGCCTGA
- a CDS encoding putative deacetylase (Evidence 3 : Putative function from multiple computational evidences; MaGe:77310160), which translates to MGKTGLVYDPRYLEHDMGMGHPESPNRLRAIVQRLEQSGTMAQLTRIEPHMAEDEWIIQVHTAAYLASLKQRAPASGLVSLDPDTSMSPGSFTAAYLAAGGALAGIDAIMNKQVDHAFCAVRPPGHHAESGRAMGFCLLNNVAIAARYAQKKHGLSRILIVDWDVHHGNGTQHSFEDDPSILFFSTHQFPHYPGTGRESERGRGAGEGYTINVPMESGEGDDEYRAVFRNVLVPAAEKFKPELVIISAGFDAHKDDPLASMGLTETGYAELTGIVAGIAKKHAQGRMLSSLEGGYNLTALAASADAHVRALLAA; encoded by the coding sequence ATGGGCAAGACCGGTCTCGTCTACGATCCACGATATCTTGAGCACGATATGGGGATGGGGCATCCCGAGTCGCCGAACCGGCTGCGCGCCATTGTGCAGCGGCTGGAGCAGAGCGGCACGATGGCGCAATTGACCAGGATCGAGCCGCACATGGCGGAAGACGAGTGGATTATTCAGGTGCATACTGCCGCCTATCTCGCCTCGCTGAAGCAGCGGGCGCCGGCGAGTGGCCTGGTCTCGCTCGACCCTGACACCTCGATGTCTCCCGGTTCGTTCACGGCGGCCTATCTGGCGGCCGGAGGAGCGCTGGCCGGTATCGATGCAATAATGAACAAGCAAGTCGATCATGCGTTCTGTGCAGTGCGGCCTCCAGGGCATCATGCCGAATCCGGCCGGGCGATGGGGTTTTGCTTGTTGAACAATGTCGCGATTGCCGCGCGCTATGCCCAGAAGAAACACGGTCTCTCCCGCATCCTGATCGTCGATTGGGATGTGCATCATGGCAACGGGACGCAGCACAGTTTTGAAGACGATCCGTCGATCCTCTTTTTCAGCACCCATCAGTTTCCGCATTATCCCGGCACCGGCCGTGAGTCGGAGCGGGGCCGTGGCGCTGGGGAAGGGTACACGATCAATGTGCCGATGGAATCGGGGGAAGGCGACGACGAGTATCGCGCCGTCTTTCGCAATGTGTTGGTGCCGGCGGCGGAGAAGTTCAAGCCGGAGCTGGTCATTATTTCAGCCGGATTCGACGCGCATAAAGACGATCCGCTCGCCAGCATGGGATTGACCGAGACGGGCTATGCGGAGTTGACCGGCATTGTGGCCGGCATCGCCAAGAAACATGCGCAGGGGCGCATGCTCTCGTCCCTCGAAGGCGGATATAATCTGACGGCGCTGGCGGCGTCGGCCGATGCCCATGTGCGCGCGTTGCTGGCGGCATGA
- a CDS encoding MULTIHEMECYTC domain-containing protein (MaGe:77310161), giving the protein MTRLVKIGLGVVGLAAAIYLYYTEIKPVVIFGLRDEYAHAIPFQRVPEGLTSLSAESCGQCHREIYEEWKTSIHAHAYEDPFFQAYWNKDKHIWVCLNCHTPLENQQPTLIKEIPRGRVEKAVQEPNPQYDPSYQKESVTCAACHVRDGVIYGPFEDSAAPHPTKFDPNFRTTQICQRCHNVVSGPAQFYNVGPCGTYAEYEGKFFMQERGFICQSCHMPEVDRPVAADSPTRHGRKHLWRGGHDPDMIQRAVAIEVKTDTPQPKPGDDISFTLNLINAGAGHKIPTGDPDRHFTIEFTVEDAQQNVLDRQTSTMGRWILWQPAILELYDNRLLPLASREYSFAYRIPPQSEGLILKARVQYHILTDRQHDMLRTKYGLTGNDPYRFVIYEREFPLSEKLAAVMEQENRRQTAHRRLSEETSCKAPVAS; this is encoded by the coding sequence ATGACGAGGCTGGTGAAAATAGGATTGGGCGTCGTCGGACTCGCCGCCGCGATTTACCTCTACTACACTGAAATCAAACCGGTCGTGATTTTCGGGTTGCGCGACGAATATGCGCATGCGATTCCCTTTCAGCGCGTGCCGGAAGGCCTGACGAGTCTCAGCGCGGAATCCTGCGGCCAGTGCCATCGCGAGATCTACGAGGAATGGAAGACCAGCATTCACGCCCATGCCTACGAAGATCCGTTCTTCCAGGCCTACTGGAATAAAGACAAGCACATCTGGGTCTGCTTGAACTGCCATACGCCGCTTGAAAATCAGCAGCCGACGTTGATCAAAGAGATCCCGCGCGGACGGGTGGAGAAGGCGGTGCAGGAACCCAATCCGCAGTACGATCCGTCCTATCAAAAGGAATCGGTCACCTGTGCGGCTTGCCATGTGCGCGACGGGGTCATCTATGGGCCGTTCGAAGATTCCGCGGCGCCGCATCCCACGAAGTTCGATCCGAACTTCCGGACCACTCAGATCTGTCAGCGTTGTCACAATGTGGTGTCTGGGCCGGCCCAATTTTATAACGTGGGCCCTTGCGGGACGTATGCCGAGTATGAAGGCAAGTTCTTTATGCAGGAACGGGGCTTCATCTGCCAGAGCTGCCATATGCCCGAGGTGGACCGGCCTGTGGCGGCCGACAGCCCGACTCGCCATGGCCGCAAGCATCTGTGGCGGGGTGGACACGATCCCGACATGATTCAGCGGGCGGTGGCGATCGAGGTGAAGACGGACACTCCGCAACCCAAACCGGGCGACGACATTTCGTTTACGCTGAATCTGATCAATGCCGGCGCGGGGCACAAGATCCCGACGGGCGATCCAGACCGGCACTTTACCATCGAGTTTACCGTCGAGGACGCGCAGCAGAATGTGTTGGATCGGCAGACCTCGACAATGGGACGCTGGATTCTCTGGCAGCCGGCCATTCTCGAGCTCTATGACAATCGCCTACTGCCGCTGGCCAGCCGGGAGTACAGTTTTGCCTATCGCATCCCGCCCCAATCGGAGGGCTTGATTCTCAAGGCGCGGGTGCAGTACCACATTCTGACGGATCGCCAGCACGACATGCTCAGGACCAAGTATGGCCTGACGGGCAACGATCCCTATCGGTTCGTGATCTATGAGCGGGAGTTTCCTCTCTCAGAGAAGCTGGCCGCAGTCATGGAACAGGAAAATCGCCGGCAGACGGCGCATCGCCGTCTATCGGAAGAAACGAGTTGCAAGGCACCGGTTGCGAGCTGA
- a CDS encoding Sulfurtransferase (MaGe:77310162) → MTHPLLMDTDTLQQRLGQPGLVIVDVRGKSAYEFGGHIPGAVHSTWHEYSDPNAIPKGLLNPDLAQIERQLSALGISNDSEVIIYSNPFDNWGDEGRMFWMLEYLGHQNVKVLDGGWVKWTAEKRPFSHGRETPVPGAFTAKPVKAVAITKDELKLIIRQPHPQTAVLDARSLEEFLGKEVSGIPRPGHIPSALHVAWNTFLNKDATVKDFSVIKESLQDKGVQESQEIVCYCTGGVRSAWLYFVLKLVGYRHLRNYPGSWWEWSRDFACPVEKDIQGLQKILGFNESARPS, encoded by the coding sequence ATGACACACCCGTTATTGATGGATACGGACACGTTGCAACAGCGGCTTGGACAGCCCGGATTGGTGATTGTCGATGTCCGGGGGAAGTCGGCCTATGAGTTCGGCGGGCACATCCCCGGTGCCGTGCATTCGACCTGGCATGAATACAGCGATCCGAATGCGATTCCGAAAGGGCTCTTGAATCCCGACCTCGCGCAGATCGAGCGGCAGCTCTCGGCCTTGGGGATCAGCAACGACAGCGAAGTGATTATTTATTCCAATCCCTTCGACAACTGGGGCGATGAGGGGCGCATGTTTTGGATGCTGGAATATCTCGGCCATCAGAACGTAAAAGTGCTCGACGGAGGCTGGGTGAAGTGGACGGCGGAAAAGCGGCCGTTCAGCCATGGCCGCGAAACACCGGTGCCCGGCGCCTTCACCGCCAAGCCGGTCAAGGCTGTCGCGATTACCAAGGACGAGCTGAAGTTGATTATCCGGCAGCCGCATCCGCAGACCGCGGTGCTCGATGCGCGCAGCCTGGAAGAGTTTCTCGGCAAGGAAGTGTCGGGGATCCCTCGCCCAGGACATATCCCGTCCGCGCTGCATGTCGCGTGGAATACGTTTCTGAATAAAGATGCCACGGTCAAGGATTTTTCCGTCATCAAGGAGTCGTTGCAAGACAAGGGTGTGCAGGAGTCCCAGGAGATCGTCTGCTACTGCACTGGCGGCGTCCGGTCGGCCTGGCTCTACTTCGTGCTCAAGCTCGTCGGCTACCGGCACCTCAGAAACTATCCGGGATCCTGGTGGGAGTGGAGCCGGGATTTTGCCTGTCCCGTGGAAAAAGACATCCAGGGTTTGCAGAAAATTTTGGGGTTCAATGAGTCGGCGCGGCCTTCTTGA
- a CDS encoding Metal-binding protein SmbP (MaGe:77310163), which produces MRISIRRSALVLAAVGAFVAGPVMSGLALADNKHVAEAVEHAKEAVAHGKEGHADALVQHAEGALKHAQGAGVKNPHLDEGVKHLKEAIEHGKAGHADVATQHAEGAVTHLSEVK; this is translated from the coding sequence ATGAGGATTTCCATTCGTCGCAGCGCACTCGTCCTTGCCGCCGTCGGCGCGTTCGTTGCCGGGCCGGTCATGTCCGGGCTCGCCTTGGCGGACAACAAGCATGTGGCGGAGGCTGTGGAGCATGCGAAAGAAGCGGTCGCTCACGGCAAGGAAGGCCATGCCGATGCGCTGGTGCAACATGCCGAGGGTGCGCTGAAGCATGCCCAGGGCGCGGGCGTGAAGAATCCACATCTGGACGAGGGCGTGAAGCATCTGAAGGAAGCCATTGAGCACGGCAAAGCCGGCCACGCCGATGTGGCGACGCAGCATGCGGAAGGCGCAGTGACGCATTTGTCGGAAGTCAAGTAA
- a CDS encoding Nitrilase (MaGe:77310164) gives MRVGYYQYEPEFGAVAKNLEAIRAKLETAEADLMVLPEFCASGYQFLSAKEAQRLAEPVPDGPTTKMLMEVAARRRMHIVAGLPERAGANCYNSAVVVGPLGFLGCYRKSHLFFEETRCFTPGDTGFQVWDIGLAKIGVMICFDWYFPESARTLALMGADIICHPSNLVLPNCPDSMPVRCLENRVFAVTCNRIGTEARGGKDPLTFIGNSEVVSPRGVILHRAPRDRDELAVVDIDPADARNKAVTIYNDLLGDRRPSLYRA, from the coding sequence GTGCGAGTGGGGTACTACCAATACGAGCCGGAGTTCGGCGCGGTCGCGAAGAACTTGGAAGCGATTCGCGCGAAGCTGGAAACGGCTGAGGCGGATCTCATGGTACTGCCGGAGTTCTGCGCCTCAGGCTATCAGTTCCTATCGGCCAAGGAAGCGCAGCGGCTGGCCGAGCCGGTACCCGACGGGCCGACGACGAAGATGCTCATGGAGGTGGCCGCACGCCGCCGGATGCATATCGTGGCCGGTTTGCCGGAGCGAGCAGGGGCGAATTGTTATAATTCGGCGGTCGTCGTCGGACCGTTAGGATTTCTTGGCTGCTATCGAAAGAGCCACCTGTTTTTTGAAGAGACGCGCTGCTTCACTCCCGGAGATACAGGTTTTCAGGTCTGGGATATCGGCCTTGCCAAGATCGGGGTCATGATCTGCTTCGATTGGTATTTCCCGGAATCCGCGCGAACGCTCGCGCTCATGGGCGCCGACATCATCTGCCATCCATCCAATCTCGTGCTGCCAAACTGTCCGGACTCCATGCCGGTGCGCTGCCTCGAAAATCGTGTCTTTGCGGTGACGTGCAATCGCATCGGCACCGAGGCGCGCGGTGGAAAAGATCCGCTGACATTTATTGGCAACAGCGAAGTGGTCAGTCCACGAGGTGTCATTCTCCATCGCGCTCCCCGCGACCGGGACGAACTCGCGGTCGTGGATATCGATCCCGCCGACGCGCGGAATAAGGCCGTCACCATCTACAACGATCTGCTCGGCGATCGCCGGCCGTCCCTCTATCGCGCATAG
- a CDS encoding hypothetical protein (Evidence 4 : Unknown function but conserved in other organisms; MaGe:77310165) translates to MDTELGKGIFLVAAPKLRDPNFRQTVVLLCEHGTEGALGVVVNRPTAMSISEALPQVPIIEGASHVLYAGGPVQTNHVMLLYRVDQLPENSHPVFDGVCLGGDMAVVERILTGPTTKDSFRAYLGYSGWGPGQLESEMKTGSWITLPADSAVVFEKDPAQVWQEILLTLGGAYRYYADMPFDPTCN, encoded by the coding sequence ATGGATACGGAACTCGGCAAAGGCATTTTTCTTGTAGCGGCGCCGAAGCTGCGCGATCCGAATTTTCGGCAGACCGTCGTGCTGCTCTGCGAGCATGGGACCGAGGGCGCGCTCGGAGTCGTCGTGAACCGGCCGACGGCGATGTCCATTTCCGAAGCGTTGCCACAGGTGCCGATCATTGAGGGCGCGAGCCACGTGCTCTATGCCGGCGGACCCGTGCAGACGAACCATGTCATGCTGTTGTATCGAGTCGATCAGCTGCCGGAAAATTCTCATCCGGTATTCGACGGGGTCTGTCTCGGTGGAGATATGGCTGTGGTCGAACGGATTCTCACCGGCCCGACGACCAAAGACTCCTTTCGCGCCTATCTTGGCTATTCAGGCTGGGGCCCAGGCCAGCTGGAGTCGGAGATGAAGACGGGGTCGTGGATTACGCTGCCGGCCGATTCGGCCGTTGTATTCGAGAAAGATCCTGCGCAGGTATGGCAGGAGATTCTGCTGACGCTGGGCGGGGCCTATCGGTATTACGCCGATATGCCGTTCGATCCTACTTGCAACTAG